Proteins encoded by one window of Arabidopsis thaliana chromosome 2, partial sequence:
- a CDS encoding Ribosomal L18p/L5e family protein (Ribosomal L18p/L5e family protein; Has 17 Blast hits to 17 proteins in 7 species: Archae - 0; Bacteria - 0; Metazoa - 0; Fungi - 0; Plants - 17; Viruses - 0; Other Eukaryotes - 0 (source: NCBI BLink).) codes for MNGTHRHHLLQLVLSCRKITAQVTQPGSSTIIAMASSSEQEFLAKSRANLYRFPHSNHFWDSKTASRVGEKLGLRLRELGVDVVSIDADEEISRPIHHRKRVLPLFDSVRRTGIRVDGTEQLNDISVPIIPKN; via the coding sequence ATGAACGGAACCCAccgtcatcatcttcttcaactagTCTTATCATGCCGTAAGATCACAGCTCAAGTGACTCAACCAGGATCCTCAACGATCATAGCAATGGCTTCATCCTCCGAGCAAGAATTCCTAGCAAAAAGCCGCGCCAATCTCTACCGATTCCCTCACTCCAACCATTTCTGGGACTCAAAGACCGCTTCACGCGTCGGCGAGAAGCTTGGGTTACGTTTAAGAGAGCTTGGTGTTGACGTAGTCTCCATTGATGCAGACGAAGAAATCTCTCGGCCTATTCACCATCGCAAAAGAGTTCTTCCGTTGTTCGATTCCGTTCGTCGTACCGGTATCAGAGTCGACGGAACTGAGCAATTGAACGATATTAGTGTCCCAATTATTCCCAAAAATTAG
- a CDS encoding S-adenosyl-L-methionine-dependent methyltransferases superfamily protein (S-adenosyl-L-methionine-dependent methyltransferases superfamily protein; FUNCTIONS IN: molecular_function unknown; INVOLVED IN: biological_process unknown; EXPRESSED IN: 25 plant structures; EXPRESSED DURING: 13 growth stages; CONTAINS InterPro DOMAIN/s: Methyltransferase-16, putative (InterPro:IPR019410); BEST Arabidopsis thaliana protein match is: Putative methyltransferase family protein (TAIR:AT4G14000.1); Has 304 Blast hits to 295 proteins in 127 species: Archae - 0; Bacteria - 2; Metazoa - 118; Fungi - 41; Plants - 98; Viruses - 0; Other Eukaryotes - 45 (source: NCBI BLink).) → MRAPSLLAQCLPGLLPQDRGGVSALSEKDLQLPTPAVEIIPSKTVAHHRYSGENLDALGLQVFKGKVSVADIIGLSGSETAPLKNEGSLKSWESSVVLVNVLKNEIRDGQLSFRGKRVLELGCNFGVPGIFACLKGASSVHFQDLSAETIRCTTIPNVLANLEQARDRQSRQPESPLTPSRQAISASVRFYAGEWEELSTVLSIIRTDVLEPSIPAMNLSFSEEDFMDGCSSQDGSITGQPDFSSRRSRKLSGSRAWERANETGQEGEYGYDVILMTEIPYSITSLKKLYSLIKKCLRPPYGVMYLAAKKQYVGFNSGAKHLRNLVDEETILGAHLVKETTDRDIWKFFLK, encoded by the exons ATGCGTGCACCATCTTTGCTTGCACAATGCTTGCCGGGTTTGCTGCCTCAAGACCGAGGCGGTGTGTCTGCATTATCAGAGAAGGATTTGCAGCTTCCAACACCAGCTGTTGAGATCATACCTTCTAAG ACAGTAGCTCATCACAGGTATTCAGGGGAGAATCTAGATGCGCTCGGTTTACAAGTTTTCAAG GGAAAAGTAAGTGTTGCTGATATCATTGGGCTCTCTGGGTCAGAAACTGCTCCTTTAAAAAATGAAG GTTCTTTGAAAAGTTGGGAAAGCTCTGTTGTTCTTGTTAATGTCCTTAAAAACGAGATCCGTGATGGACAGCTTAGCTTCAGGGGCAAAAGGGTCCTCGAG CTAGGTTGCAACTTTGGAGTTCCTGGGATATTTGCCTGTTTGAAA GGTGCTTCCTCAGTCCACTTTCAAGACCTCAGCGCAGAAACGATAAGATGCACAACCATCCCAAACGTTCTTGCAAACCTGGAGCAAGCACGAGACAGGCAAAGCCGTCAGCCAGAAAGCCCACTCACACCATCAAGACAAGCTATCTCTGCATCTGTCCGTTTCTATGCAGGAGAATGGGAAGAGCTCTCTACCGTTCTATCCATCATTAGAACAGATGTCCTTGAACCATCTATCCCCGCAATGAACTTGAGCTTTTCAGAGGAAGATTTCATGGATGGATGTAGCAGCCAAGACGGAAGCATTACAGGACAGCCAGATTTCTCCTCGAGGCGATCAAGGAAGCTCTCAGGAAGCAGAGCGTGGGAAAGAGCCAACGAGACTGGTCAAGAAGGAGAATATGGATATGATGTTATACTAATGACCGAAATCCCTTACTCTATTACTTCTCTGAAGAAACTATATTCTCTCATAAAgaag TGCCTGAGACCGCCATACGGTGTAATGTATTTGGCGGCGAAGAAGCAATACGTAGGATTCAACAGTGGAGCGAAACATTTGAGGAACTTGGTGGATGAAGAAACTATCTTAGGAGCTCATTTGGTGAAGGAAACTACAGACAGAGATATTTGGAAGTTCTTCCTCAAGTAG
- the INT1 gene encoding inositol transporter 1 (inositol transporter 1 (INT1); FUNCTIONS IN: carbohydrate transmembrane transporter activity, myo-inositol:hydrogen symporter activity, sugar:hydrogen symporter activity; INVOLVED IN: myo-inositol transport; LOCATED IN: plant-type vacuole membrane, vacuole, membrane; EXPRESSED IN: 23 plant structures; EXPRESSED DURING: 13 growth stages; CONTAINS InterPro DOMAIN/s: Sugar transporter, conserved site (InterPro:IPR005829), Major facilitator superfamily (InterPro:IPR020846), General substrate transporter (InterPro:IPR005828), Sugar/inositol transporter (InterPro:IPR003663), Major facilitator superfamily, general substrate transporter (InterPro:IPR016196); BEST Arabidopsis thaliana protein match is: inositol transporter 2 (TAIR:AT1G30220.1); Has 41776 Blast hits to 41190 proteins in 2518 species: Archae - 669; Bacteria - 22523; Metazoa - 5695; Fungi - 8297; Plants - 2788; Viruses - 0; Other Eukaryotes - 1804 (source: NCBI BLink).): protein MTLTIPNAPGSSGYLDMFPERRMSYFGNSYILGLTVTAGIGGLLFGYDTGVISGALLYIKDDFEVVKQSSFLQETIVSMALVGAMIGAAAGGWINDYYGRKKATLFADVVFAAGAIVMAAAPDPYVLISGRLLVGLGVGVASVTAPVYIAEASPSEVRGGLVSTNVLMITGGQFLSYLVNSAFTQVPGTWRWMLGVSGVPAVIQFILMLFMPESPRWLFMKNRKAEAIQVLARTYDISRLEDEIDHLSAAEEEEKQRKRTVGYLDVFRSKELRLAFLAGAGLQAFQQFTGINTVMYYSPTIVQMAGFHSNQLALFLSLIVAAMNAAGTVVGIYFIDHCGRKKLALSSLFGVIISLLILSVSFFKQSETSSDGGLYGWLAVLGLALYIVFFAPGMGPVPWTVNSEIYPQQYRGICGGMSATVNWISNLIVAQTFLTIAEAAGTGMTFLILAGIAVLAVIFVIVFVPETQGLTFSEVEQIWKERAYGNISGWGSSSDSNNMEGLLEQGSQS, encoded by the exons ATGACATTGACGATCCCAAACGCACCTGGGAGCTCCGGGTACTTGGATATGTTCCCAGAGAGAAGGATGTCGTATTTTGGGAATTCTTACATTCTGGGTTTGACTGTCACTGCCGGAATCGGTGGCCTTCTGTTCGGTTATGATACAg GTGTAATTTCCGGTGCCCTTTTGTACATTAAGGATGATTTCGAAGTTGTTAAGCAGAGCAGTTTCTTACAG GAAACTATTGTAAGTATGGCTTTAGTTGGTGCCATGATTGGTGCTGCAGCTGGAGGTTGGATCAATGACTACTACGGTCGTAAAAAGGCGACTCTTTTTGCAGATGTTGTCTTTGCAGCTGGAGCTATCGTTATGGCTGCTGCTCCTGATCCGTATGTTTTGATATCGGGTCGTCTCTTGGTCGGTTTAGGAGTTGGTGTTGCTTCTGTGACTGCTCCGGTTTATATAGCGGAAGCATCTCCATCGGAAGTTAGAGGTGGACTTGTGAGCACCAACGTATTGATGATCACTGGTGGACAGTTTCTTTCATATCTCGTTAATTCTGCTTTCACACAG GTTCCAGGAACATGGAGATGGATGCTTGGTGTTTCAGGCGTTCCCGCTGTGATTCAGTTCATCCTCATGCTTTTCATGCCAGAATCCCCTCGATGGCTTTTCATGAAAAATCGTAAAGCGGAAGCCATCCAAGTGCTCGCCAGAACCTATGACATCTCGCGGTTAGAAGACGAGATTGATCATCTTTCAGCggctgaagaggaagaaaaacaaaggaagCGCACTGTTGGCTACTTGGATGTTTTCAGATCCAAAGAATTGAGACTTGCATTTCTTGCCGGAGCAGGACTTCAG GCGTTTCAGCAGTTCACTGGTATCAATACAGTTATGTACTACAGCCCTACGATAGTCCAAATGGCTGGATTTCACTCAAACCAGCTCGCTTTGTTCCTGTCTCTCATTGTTGCTGCCATGAATGCTGCTGGAACAGTCGTGGGGATTTACTTCATCGATCATTGTGGAAGGAAAAAGCTAGCTCTCTCAAGTTTATTTGGCGTCATTATATCACTCTTAATCCTCTCAGTCTCGTTTTTCAAACAATCTGAGACATCATCTGATGGAGGGCTCTATGGTTGGCTCGCTGTGCTTGGCTTAGCTCtatacattgttttctttgcacCGGGAATGGGACCAGTCCCATGGACGGTGAACTCAGAGATATACCCTCAACAATACCGAGGCATATGCGGAGGCATGTCAGCTACAGTTAACTGGATCAGCAATTTGATTGTGGCACAAACATTCTTGACAATCGCGGAAGCTGCTGGAACAGGAATGACTTTCTtgattttggcgggaattGCGGTTCTTGCTGTAATCTTTGTGATTGTGTTTGTCCCTGAGACTCAAGGGCTAACGTTTTCGGAAGTTGAACAGATTTGGAAAGAAAGAGCTTATGGAAATATCAGTGGCTGGGGCAGTAGCAGTGATAGCAACAACATGGAAGGGTTACTCGAGCAGGGATCTCAATCTTAA